The bacterium genome contains a region encoding:
- a CDS encoding ATP-binding protein, with protein sequence MKSNALFSIRWKLIVAFLVVVIIPILLLRRHALDFFDRFTRGALEQEMVAYALIIGEQYRSMVLEAPPETRAEMEARFQRILSRCGPDILSRLRIIDREGTVRFDSHDDSTIGKDFSARPEVARALEGKYGSSCSLTDDRQFMYYYIAHPLLDREGNVLAVAMVSRHTNPIIQAIDRMKTDQSRALYAAAAAAVAVAVLLSFTITRRLRTLTRAAGKTAGTGTGAIPRIKGKDEIGALARSLETMTKELDRRNLYNRDFVSETLHELKTPLTSIIGAVELLEGRAGEESDSRRRFLSNIRHDAERMHRLVGELSRLTLLDTESMESARETVNYPDFLLGVLGRAEEAFERPRARIEVDITAEECPVDIVPGRMEQVILNLLENAFRYTPPEGTVTVSVSKNGREWVVTEVADTGSGIAAANLERVFDRFFTTVPRDRERGFGSGLGLAIARRIIEKHAGTIEVESAPGKGSVFRFRLPLAPAKSRT encoded by the coding sequence TTGAAGAGCAATGCCCTGTTCAGCATCCGCTGGAAATTGATCGTTGCCTTTCTGGTCGTGGTTATCATTCCCATACTTCTGCTCCGGCGGCACGCGCTCGATTTTTTCGACCGTTTCACCCGGGGAGCGCTGGAACAGGAAATGGTCGCCTACGCCCTCATTATCGGAGAACAGTACCGATCCATGGTCTTGGAAGCCCCCCCGGAAACGCGCGCCGAAATGGAGGCGCGGTTTCAGAGGATTCTTTCCCGGTGCGGGCCCGATATCCTCAGCCGGTTGCGGATCATCGACCGGGAGGGAACCGTCCGCTTCGACTCCCATGACGATTCCACCATCGGCAAGGATTTTTCCGCCCGGCCGGAGGTCGCCCGGGCGCTCGAGGGCAAATACGGATCGAGCTGCTCTTTGACCGACGACCGGCAGTTCATGTACTACTACATAGCCCATCCCCTCCTCGACCGGGAGGGGAACGTGCTGGCGGTGGCGATGGTGTCCCGCCACACCAATCCGATCATCCAGGCCATCGACCGGATGAAAACGGATCAGAGCCGCGCTCTTTACGCGGCGGCGGCCGCGGCCGTCGCCGTGGCGGTCCTGCTCTCCTTCACCATCACCCGGCGCCTGAGAACCCTGACCCGGGCGGCGGGAAAAACCGCCGGCACGGGCACGGGAGCGATTCCTCGCATCAAGGGGAAAGACGAGATCGGGGCCCTGGCCAGGTCCCTGGAAACCATGACCAAGGAATTGGACCGCCGCAACCTCTATAACCGCGATTTCGTCTCCGAAACCCTGCACGAACTGAAGACGCCGCTGACTTCCATCATCGGGGCGGTGGAACTTCTGGAAGGGCGGGCGGGGGAAGAATCGGATAGCCGGAGGCGGTTTCTCTCCAATATCCGCCATGACGCGGAACGTATGCATCGGCTGGTGGGGGAACTGTCCCGACTGACGCTGCTTGACACCGAATCGATGGAGTCGGCCAGGGAAACCGTCAATTACCCCGATTTCCTGCTGGGAGTCCTGGGAAGAGCGGAAGAAGCGTTCGAACGTCCCCGGGCACGTATCGAGGTGGATATCACCGCCGAGGAATGCCCGGTCGATATCGTCCCGGGCCGCATGGAGCAGGTGATCCTCAATCTTCTCGAAAACGCTTTCCGTTACACCCCCCCCGAAGGGACGGTCACGGTTTCGGTCTCGAAAAACGGCCGCGAATGGGTGGTTACCGAAGTCGCCGACACCGGCTCGGGAATTGCCGCGGCCAATCTGGAACGGGTCTTCGACCGTTTCTTCACCACCGTCCCCCGGGACCGCGAGCGCGGCTTCGGCAGCGGGCTGGGCCTGGCCATCGCCAGACGCATCATCGAAAAGCACGCCGGAACGATCGAGGTCGAAAGCGCACCCGGAAAAGGAAGCGTATTCCGTTTCCGGCTGCCCCTCGCCCCCGCGAAATCACGGACCTGA
- a CDS encoding response regulator transcription factor, whose product MADILLIDDDPHIADVVEYAMREHGFTVRIAGDGDRGLREFTTLRPQLVLLDLKLPGTWGMDLVGRFRELDPGIPIIILTSLGDEVDRVLGLEMGADDYVTKPFSPRELAARARAVLRRSRNHSRLSRRILVGDLEIDSETLVARCRGEEVPLSSLEFRLLETLARFPARVFSRERLIEKIYQDPVAISDRCVDTSVRRIRTKFRAAGSEADPIETVYGEGYRLNRRLELNSPAGGGGGSDEISRKTG is encoded by the coding sequence ATGGCCGATATCCTGCTGATCGACGACGATCCCCACATCGCCGACGTGGTCGAGTACGCCATGCGCGAACATGGGTTCACGGTCAGGATCGCCGGCGATGGAGACCGGGGCTTGCGGGAATTCACAACCCTGAGACCCCAACTGGTGCTTCTCGATCTCAAGCTCCCCGGAACCTGGGGCATGGATCTGGTCGGCCGTTTTCGGGAACTTGATCCCGGGATCCCGATCATCATCCTGACCTCGCTCGGCGACGAGGTCGACCGCGTCCTGGGGTTGGAGATGGGAGCGGACGATTACGTAACCAAACCCTTCAGCCCCCGGGAACTGGCCGCGCGGGCGCGGGCGGTCCTGAGAAGAAGCCGGAACCATTCCCGTCTCTCCCGCCGGATACTGGTGGGAGACCTCGAGATCGATTCGGAAACTCTCGTCGCACGGTGCCGGGGCGAGGAAGTCCCCCTTTCCAGCCTGGAATTCCGGCTGTTGGAGACCCTGGCCCGGTTCCCGGCGCGGGTCTTCTCGCGAGAACGCCTGATCGAAAAGATATATCAGGATCCGGTCGCTATTTCGGACCGTTGCGTCGACACCTCGGTCAGGCGGATCAGGACCAAGTTTCGAGCCGCCGGCTCGGAGGCCGACCCGATCGAAACCGTTTACGGAGAAGGATACCGCCTCAACCGACGGCTCGAACTCAATTCCCCGGCCGGCGGCGGAGGAGGATCCGATGAAATCAGCCGTAAAACCGGGTGA
- the ilvE gene encoding branched-chain-amino-acid transaminase, translating into MKIYINGDYFEKEDAKISVYDHGLLYGDGVFEGIRAYNGKIFKLREHVERLYESAKAIHLRVPIPLEQMEKDIRATLKVNQLANAYIRVIITRGVGNLGLNPFTCGTPQVIIINDLISLYPEDLYEKGLEIVTVATRRNLSESLSPRVKSLNYLNNILAKIEGLNAGCEEAIMLNSYGMVAECTGDNIFIVKNGEVLTPASSMGILEGVTRNVVIEIARRLGYKVKETTLTRHDLFVADECFLTGTAAEVIPVIKIDGRPVSDGKPGKITRKLIKEFRTLAGL; encoded by the coding sequence ATGAAGATTTATATCAATGGAGACTACTTCGAAAAAGAAGACGCCAAAATCTCGGTCTACGACCACGGACTGCTGTACGGCGACGGAGTGTTTGAAGGCATCCGCGCCTACAACGGGAAAATTTTCAAACTCCGGGAACACGTCGAAAGGCTCTATGAATCGGCCAAAGCCATCCATCTGCGCGTGCCGATCCCGTTGGAACAGATGGAGAAGGATATCCGGGCCACGCTTAAGGTCAATCAACTGGCCAACGCCTATATCCGGGTGATCATCACCCGGGGAGTCGGGAATCTCGGCCTCAACCCGTTTACGTGCGGAACTCCCCAAGTCATCATCATCAACGATCTGATTTCGCTGTACCCCGAGGACCTCTATGAAAAGGGTTTGGAGATAGTCACCGTCGCCACCCGGCGCAATCTTTCCGAGTCTTTGAGCCCCCGGGTCAAATCGCTCAATTACCTCAACAACATCCTGGCCAAAATCGAGGGTCTCAATGCCGGCTGCGAAGAAGCGATCATGCTGAACTCCTACGGCATGGTGGCGGAATGCACCGGCGACAACATATTCATCGTTAAAAACGGGGAAGTCCTCACTCCGGCTTCGTCCATGGGCATACTGGAGGGCGTAACCCGCAACGTCGTCATCGAGATAGCGCGGCGCCTGGGATACAAGGTCAAGGAAACCACGTTGACCCGTCACGACCTTTTCGTCGCGGACGAATGCTTTTTGACCGGCACCGCCGCCGAAGTGATACCGGTCATCAAAATCGACGGGCGCCCGGTGAGCGACGGCAAACCCGGCAAGATCACCCGGAAACTGATCAAGGAATTCCGGACATTGGCCGGCCTCTGA